Genomic segment of Polycladomyces abyssicola:
CGGTGAAACAGACGTTGGAGCAAACCCCGCCCGAATTGGCCGCTGACATCATGGATCGCGGTATTGTGCTGACGGGCGGCGGTGCCTTGTTACGCAATTTGGACAAGCGGATGAGCCTGGAAACTGAGATGCCGGTGGTCGTGGCGGACAATCCGCTTGATTGTGTAGCCATCGGCACCGGTCGGGCGTTGGAAAACATCCATTTGTTCACATCCGGTTCGTCCACGGGCTTCCGATTCGGACGACGTCGGTAACCGGGGTGATCGCCGTTGTTGTCGCGACTGTTTGGGAATCGAAGATTGTTGGTGTTGTTGTTGTCGATGATCGCCCTGTTGTCCATGATGGGAATGACTCGCGGAGAGCGCAACGAATTGACGCTCCCCGAGCGCTGGATCAAAAACGTGACGGACACGGTGGGAAGTGGGTTGTATCGACCCACTTCCGTTTTGGTCGGGTGGTTTCATGCTTCTCCGCCGGAGGCTGCCACTTCCACTCAGGTACTGCAGTTGAAATCGCAACTGGCAAAACTACAAGAGGAGAACCGCCAGTTAAAAGAGATCATCGGATACCGGAAAGGAAATGAAGTTTCCTATATTGCGGCCCATGTGGTGGCGCGCAATCCGGATCGGTGGAACAACCGGGTGGTGATTGATCGCGGTACGGAAGACGGGGTATTGCTCAATATGCCGGTGATTACCAACCAAGGGCTGATTGGGCGGGTCACAGCGGTTACCGGGCACATGGCCGATGTCCAGTTGCTGACCGATTCGGACGAAAGCCCCGGCATCGCGGCGCATTTGCAGACCACACACGGAACCTATTTCGGCATTGTGGACGGTTTTGACGAAGGACGAAAAC
This window contains:
- the mreC gene encoding rod shape-determining protein MreC, with the protein product MSRLFGNRRLLVLLLSMIALLSMMGMTRGERNELTLPERWIKNVTDTVGSGLYRPTSVLVGWFHASPPEAATSTQVLQLKSQLAKLQEENRQLKEIIGYRKGNEVSYIAAHVVARNPDRWNNRVVIDRGTEDGVLLNMPVITNQGLIGRVTAVTGHMADVQLLTDSDESPGIAAHLQTTHGTYFGIVDGFDEGRKRLVMKYIPATAKPKKGDIVVTSDQSDIYTGGLLIGTVDGVAPGEYGVDKTVYVKPAASLEQLSYVLVVRDPEKIQLRQFERQTGAAGNGGK